TGGTAGGTATATAAATAGGCAACACATTTGTGGTGCTCCAGATAAGATTGCCAGCTACTCGAGAGCACAAGTGCTCCTTAAGACACGCTGCAGAACTTCAAGATGTTGGTGGTTCTGCTGGTGGCCCTCCTGGTGACTCGCCTGGTCGTCTCGCTGTTCCGTTTGGCGCTAAAGGAGCTGCGCCATCCTTTGCAAGGCGTTGTGCCAAGTGTTTCGAGAGTTCCTCTACTAGGAGCCGCCTGGCAAATGCGGAGTTTTCAGCCAGACAGTAAGTTTTCGTTTGCACTCTTcaatatttgatatttattgCATTAAATTCCAGACTTGCATGATAAGTTCGCCGAGTACGTTAAGCGTTTTGGTCGCAGTTTCATGGGCACTGTCTTGGGCTATGTGGTAATGGTTACAGCGGAGCCCCGACATGTCGATGCACTGCTGCAAAGTCAGCACCAGTTGAAAAAGGGCACGATGTACTTTGCCTTACGCGGTTGGCTGGGCGATGGACTGCTGCTGAGTCGCGGAAAGGAGTGGCACACGATGCGCAAGATCATTACGCCCACGTTTCACTTTAGCATCCTGGAGCAGTTTGTCGAGGTCTTCGATAGGCAGAGCAGCATATTAGTGGAGCGTTTGAGAACGCTGTCGCACGGCGACGAGGTCGTGAACATCTATCCCTTGGTGGGTTTGGCTGCCCTAGACATCATCACCGAAACTGCTATGGGCGTAAGTGTGGGCGCTCAAGGAGCTGACTCTGAGGTGGTGCACGCTGTAAAAGAGTATGTTGTAATATATTCTAATTTACCTTGTTTCTTACCGTCTATCTTCCTTTAGTCTAACCAACATCTTGGCCACCAGGTTCATGAGGCCGCATCTCCTCTTTCCCCACCTCTTTCGCCTGTGCTGGCCCAGCGGATTCAGGAAGCAACAAGCAGGCGTCATCTGCCTGCATGAGTTTACCAACGGAATTATAGAGCAGCGCCGCCGTTTACTGGCCAGGGAGGCTAATCAAGATAAGCCAACAAAGCGCCACGCCCTGCTGGACACGCTCCTCCGGGCAACTGTGGATGGGCAACCATTGACTGACAAGCAAATTCGCGATGAAGTGAACACTTTCATCTTTGAGGGTCACGATACGACGACTTCAGCGGTTTCCTTCTGTTTGTATCTACTTTCCCGCCATGAGCCAGTGCAGCAAAAGCTTGTTGAGGAACTGAGGACGCACTACGGCCAGGATTTATCCAGAGGCGTTATTCTCTCGGATTTAGCTGCGTTACCATATTTAAGCTGCGTGATCAAAGAGTCCCTGCGTCTTTATCCGCCTATTCCGGCAGTCGCACGCTGCCTGGAAAAGGATTTGCTTATAGGTGAGTGTAAGGTCTGAAAATTGAAGACTCACCTAACCGTCAATATACACCAGATGAGGGCTACATCCCCGTGGGAACCAATGTGGTCGTACTTCTCTGGCAGCTCCTCCGGGATGAAGCGATCTATACCGATCCACTGCTCTTCCAGCCGGAGAGGCATATAGGAGAAGAGGCACTCAGACAAAGTCCCTACAGCTACATACCTTTTTCCGCTGGGCCGAGGAACTGCATTGGTCAAAAGTTTGCTCTTCTGGAGATGAAAACCATGGTGATCAAGGTGATACGCCACTACCAGCTGCTTCCAATGGGAGCCGATGTGGAGCCATCCATAAAAATAGTGCTGCGCTCGAAAAGCGGGGTAAATGTTGGACTGCGGTCGCGGTTGTATTAAGAATCTGGGATTcaataataaaaacacacGATTTTGGATCAGCTGGCGCCAGACAGTTTGAATCTGGCTATCGCTATCGATAACAGCAAACAATCAGCTGACGCAGTGATGGGCAGGTGTAGTTTTTCACCGCCAAAAAGTGCTAGAAATTAGTTCAAATTTAAATGTCTAAAACTAATACCAGGAattcaatataaataaaactaccTATACATCACATATACAGCAGAAGTTAAACCAAAATAGAAGCGCTGATAAGGCAAACTAAATGGGATCAGCTGATAGCACAGAATGCGGAATAAACCCAATTAATGTGATTAAGCTCAGTAAACGAGCGATCAGAGATTATATTACTGCGTTACAAACAAATGcattatatatttacatacatatagagCATTTGGCTTAGTAAGCTATTTATTTCAGTTTTGCGCTGATCAATCGATAAATGTCACATCGAATCGATACGCGCAACTGTTGAAATATATGGAAGCTATACTCCGTTTGTTTTCCCAGCTTTTCCGAGATTTCCCTAACAAATGTGCTTTCTACGATTTTTGGCCCAGGCCAGGGGCACTTTGGGACGGGTGAGAATTCTGCAAGAGCACCAGAAGTGAGAAAGGTCAAGCACTAATAGGGTTTCTTTTCTCGCGCAGCATCTGGCGGAGGCCTCACCAGTTGCCTGGGCAGCTGCTCCCGACGTTTCTGGCCGTAAATTACATCTGGTAATGGGCAACGAATCGTGCGACTTGGACTCCGCCGTTTCGGCCGTCACTTTGGCGTTTGTCTACGCCCAGCGCCATAgggagcacgactatgtgccAATACTGAACATTCCTCGCCGGGATTACCCGTTGAAAACCGAGGTGGGCCACTTGTTTGTGAAATGTGGGATTGCCGAGCCCGTGTTGCTCTTCCGAGACGATATTCCCCGGGAAGTGGTCCAGGATGTGAACGTTATTCTCGTGGACCACCATGTAAGCCCGCTGGCCCCAAATGTTACTGAAATTTTGGATCACAGGCCCTTGGAGGACAGCAGTCCATCCTTCAAGCAGCTGCCAACACTCTGCCAACTGGACATTGATGCCTCGGTGGGTTCCTGCGCCACTCTGGTGGCCCAGCGGTATTTGGCCGAGGAACAACCCAGATCCACTAGCGTGGCTCAGCTGCTGCACGCCACCATCGTGCTGGACACAATTAATTTTGCACCCGCGGCCAAGCGCTACGGGCCAAAGGACGAAGCCATGGTACAGAAGTTGGAGAACGAGCTTAACCGTAAGGACGCTCAAAGAAGTGGCCTTTTTGATGAGCTAGTGGCTGCGAGGGCGGATATTAGTAAGCTAACTCTCACCGAAGTTTTGCGCAAGGATATGAAGGTCTTGCAAACCGATCGCCAGGTGGTTCCCTTAGCTGGAATGCCCATCCTAGTCAGAGATTTTGTAGAGAAAAGCGGCGCCGAAAAAGCCGTTCGCGAGTTTGGCGTGGAGAGTAACCTTTTGGTTATCCTAGGAATGTATGTATCACCTGCCGATGGCCAGGTGCAGCGTGACCTGGCCTTGATCTCTCTCTCCGGCCAAGGCCAATTCGTTCAACGCGTCCGTCAAGCACTGATGGAGTCTAACGATCCAAAACTGGAGCTGCGACCTCATGAGGTGGACACCCGCTTCATGGGCGGCTGCCTCTTGCGCCAACACAACGTCCAGGCCACCAGAAAGCACATCCTGCCTATTGTTAAGCGAGCGCTGCTTGAATGGGAAGCGGATCACGCTTGCGATTGTGACGAGGTGTACTTCTTCAAGGAGAAGCCGCAGCTGGGACTCTCTTAGGAAGAGATCAGGCCAAACGGAAGCTTAGACAAGACTTAGCTACAATTTTAGCGCAACCATTATGTTACCAACGTTAAGCTTACACCAAAAAGACAGAGAATTTCCCATTTAGGATGCTTCCATATTCCATTTAGGATAAATTGTCAAAGGCAAGCGAATGAAATATGGAAGCAATCAGTATTCCAAATTTAAGTTACTTTGCAACCTTGGTAACATAAAGGCAAATCAGTTTCAGAGTATTCACACATTAAGTTTTATCCAGTTTCCTAGTTGTTTATATGGATAAAGCGATTATGTACAGGGTATACATGGGTAAAAGAA
The Drosophila mauritiana strain mau12 chromosome X, ASM438214v1, whole genome shotgun sequence DNA segment above includes these coding regions:
- the LOC117148297 gene encoding exopolyphosphatase PRUNE1, whose protein sequence is MCFLRFLAQARGTLGRHLAEASPVAWAAAPDVSGRKLHLVMGNESCDLDSAVSAVTLAFVYAQRHREHDYVPILNIPRRDYPLKTEVGHLFVKCGIAEPVLLFRDDIPREVVQDVNVILVDHHVSPLAPNVTEILDHRPLEDSSPSFKQLPTLCQLDIDASVGSCATLVAQRYLAEEQPRSTSVAQLLHATIVLDTINFAPAAKRYGPKDEAMVQKLENELNRKDAQRSGLFDELVAARADISKLTLTEVLRKDMKVLQTDRQVVPLAGMPILVRDFVEKSGAEKAVREFGVESNLLVILGMYVSPADGQVQRDLALISLSGQGQFVQRVRQALMESNDPKLELRPHEVDTRFMGGCLLRQHNVQATRKHILPIVKRALLEWEADHACDCDEVYFFKEKPQLGLS
- the LOC117148296 gene encoding cytochrome P450 4ae1, producing MLVVLLVALLVTRLVVSLFRLALKELRHPLQGVVPSVSRVPLLGAAWQMRSFQPDNLHDKFAEYVKRFGRSFMGTVLGYVVMVTAEPRHVDALLQSQHQLKKGTMYFALRGWLGDGLLLSRGKEWHTMRKIITPTFHFSILEQFVEVFDRQSSILVERLRTLSHGDEVVNIYPLVGLAALDIITETAMGVSVGAQGADSEVVHAVKDLTNILATRFMRPHLLFPHLFRLCWPSGFRKQQAGVICLHEFTNGIIEQRRRLLAREANQDKPTKRHALLDTLLRATVDGQPLTDKQIRDEVNTFIFEGHDTTTSAVSFCLYLLSRHEPVQQKLVEELRTHYGQDLSRGVILSDLAALPYLSCVIKESLRLYPPIPAVARCLEKDLLIDEGYIPVGTNVVVLLWQLLRDEAIYTDPLLFQPERHIGEEALRQSPYSYIPFSAGPRNCIGQKFALLEMKTMVIKVIRHYQLLPMGADVEPSIKIVLRSKSGVNVGLRSRLY